In Rhodospirillaceae bacterium, the following are encoded in one genomic region:
- a CDS encoding CoA transferase, whose translation MQPLRGLKVIDLSKIFAGPHCAQYLGDLGADVIKIEPVVGGDDIRHWAPQKDGQSATFLAFNRNKRSLAVDLKTDEGRAIVQALIKDADIVLQSFKGGTAKKLGVDYESLSALNPKLIYCEISGFGQEGPLGGQPGYDVMLQAFSGMISTMGEADGPYARVSFSPVDMSTGLMGVIGILAALQERNLTGKGSHVELSLLDTSMSMLGYLAQNYWTTGKAPERMGTAHPSLAPYQAFKASDGSLMVGAGNDAQWRRLCSLLGLEAYADDPRFATNQSRVKNLGETAKLVQDALRDNPVQHWLDLFMKEGIPCAPIQTLDAALAHPQVAARGIVTTAQHPTLGEINQIGFPVRFNHEDRANPKSAPLHGQHTAEILKQAGYDQDAIEDFLARDIVRES comes from the coding sequence ATGCAGCCACTTCGCGGCCTGAAGGTTATTGACCTCAGCAAGATTTTTGCCGGTCCTCACTGTGCACAGTATTTAGGTGACCTCGGCGCTGATGTCATCAAGATAGAACCCGTGGTCGGCGGTGACGACATACGGCACTGGGCACCGCAGAAAGACGGACAGTCTGCAACCTTCCTGGCCTTCAACAGAAACAAGCGGTCTCTCGCGGTTGATCTGAAAACCGACGAAGGCCGCGCCATCGTGCAAGCGCTCATCAAAGATGCTGACATCGTGCTTCAAAGTTTTAAAGGCGGCACGGCCAAGAAGCTTGGCGTCGACTATGAAAGCCTAAGCGCCCTCAACCCAAAGCTGATCTATTGTGAAATTTCCGGCTTTGGTCAAGAAGGCCCCTTGGGCGGGCAGCCGGGATACGATGTCATGTTGCAAGCCTTTAGCGGCATGATCAGCACCATGGGCGAAGCCGATGGCCCCTACGCACGGGTCAGCTTTTCACCGGTCGATATGAGCACCGGCCTCATGGGTGTCATCGGCATTCTGGCTGCACTTCAAGAACGCAATTTAACCGGCAAGGGCAGCCATGTTGAGCTTTCGCTGTTGGATACGTCGATGTCGATGCTGGGGTATCTCGCGCAGAATTACTGGACCACGGGCAAGGCCCCGGAACGCATGGGCACGGCCCACCCTTCCCTCGCCCCCTATCAGGCCTTTAAGGCATCAGACGGCAGCCTGATGGTTGGCGCTGGGAATGATGCGCAATGGCGGCGGCTGTGTTCCTTGCTCGGGCTGGAGGCGTATGCGGACGATCCACGCTTTGCCACAAATCAATCCCGCGTGAAGAATCTCGGCGAAACCGCAAAGCTGGTTCAGGATGCGTTACGCGACAACCCGGTTCAGCACTGGCTGGATTTGTTCATGAAAGAGGGTATTCCCTGTGCGCCGATCCAAACGCTGGACGCTGCCCTGGCGCATCCGCAAGTCGCCGCACGCGGGATCGTCACGACCGCGCAGCACCCGACCCTGGGTGAGATAAACCAGATCGGGTTCCCCGTACGGTTCAATCATGAAGATCGCGCCAATCCTAAGTCCGCTCCATTGCATGGTCAGCACACAGCTGAAATACTCAAACAAGCGGGTTATGATCAGGACGCAATTGAGGATTTTCTCGCACGCGATATCGTGCGCGAAAGCTAG
- a CDS encoding cation:proton antiporter subunit C: protein MELSGLFPYWIVIVLMMVGFYIVIAQTNLIKKVVGLNVFQVSVFVFYITMGKVTGGTAPILDDKIEIYSNPLPHVLILTAIVVGVATTALALALVVRIQESYGTIEEDQIEALENEMERES from the coding sequence ATGGAATTGAGCGGCCTATTCCCCTATTGGATTGTGATCGTGCTGATGATGGTGGGTTTCTACATCGTCATCGCGCAGACGAACCTTATAAAGAAAGTCGTCGGCCTGAACGTGTTCCAAGTATCGGTGTTTGTCTTTTATATCACTATGGGCAAAGTCACCGGCGGCACTGCGCCTATTTTAGACGACAAGATCGAAATCTATTCCAACCCCCTGCCCCATGTGTTGATCCTGACCGCCATTGTGGTTGGTGTCGCGACAACGGCGCTGGCGTTGGCACTGGTAGTGCGCATTCAGGAATCCTACGGCACGATTGAGGAAGATCAGATCGAAGCCCTTGAGAATGAGATGGAGCGGGAGTCTTGA
- a CDS encoding monovalent cation/H+ antiporter subunit D family protein produces MEQHLPVLQVVIPLIAAPITIILWYPRLAWAWATVITWITFFIAHGLLQQVGTDGTITYSLGDWAAPWGIEYKVDWISALVLVIVSGIGSVVMPFAYESVRKEIAEERIYLFYCMYLLALCGLLGIAITGDAFNLFVFLEISSLSSYVLIALGSDKRALTAAYRYLVMGTIGATFYIIGVGLMYMMTGSLNIGDLATLMPAVIETRTVLAALAFLVVGLSLKLALFPLHMWLPNAYAYAPSVVTAFLAATATKVAIYALIRILFTVFGGADIFEAMRIEQVLMALALAAMFFASALAVFQNNVKRMLAYSSLAQIGYMVLGISFVSTIGLTGGIIHLFNHALVKCALFMAMGCIFFKINSVNINDMAGIAKKMPVTMAAFVIAGLGLVGVPLTVGFVSKWYLIQASLEKGSWLIAALIVGSSLLAVVYIWRVVEVAYFKKPLGRPKKGIAEAPASMLVPLWVMTAASVYFGINATTTANVAGAAAKALLGGTP; encoded by the coding sequence ATCGAACAACACCTTCCCGTGCTGCAAGTTGTTATTCCTCTGATCGCAGCCCCCATCACGATAATCCTCTGGTACCCGCGCCTCGCGTGGGCCTGGGCCACGGTGATCACCTGGATTACTTTTTTCATTGCGCACGGCTTGCTGCAACAGGTCGGCACTGACGGCACGATTACCTATTCATTAGGCGACTGGGCGGCCCCTTGGGGGATTGAATACAAAGTCGATTGGATCAGCGCTCTGGTCCTTGTGATTGTTTCCGGCATTGGCTCTGTGGTGATGCCGTTCGCCTATGAGAGCGTGCGCAAAGAAATCGCAGAGGAACGCATTTATCTTTTCTACTGCATGTACCTGCTGGCCCTTTGTGGACTGCTGGGCATTGCGATTACCGGCGATGCGTTCAACCTGTTCGTGTTCTTGGAAATCTCAAGCTTGTCCAGCTATGTCCTGATCGCGCTCGGCAGTGACAAGCGCGCCCTGACCGCGGCTTATCGTTACCTGGTCATGGGCACCATCGGGGCGACGTTCTACATCATCGGCGTAGGCCTGATGTACATGATGACCGGATCGTTGAACATCGGCGATCTCGCGACATTAATGCCAGCGGTTATTGAGACCCGCACAGTCTTAGCCGCCCTCGCCTTCCTGGTCGTCGGGCTTAGCTTGAAGCTGGCCCTGTTCCCGCTGCACATGTGGCTGCCGAATGCGTATGCGTATGCACCGTCTGTGGTAACCGCGTTCCTGGCAGCGACGGCCACCAAGGTCGCGATCTACGCATTGATCCGAATTCTGTTCACGGTGTTTGGCGGAGCCGACATTTTCGAAGCCATGCGAATTGAACAAGTGCTGATGGCCCTGGCCTTGGCGGCAATGTTCTTCGCCAGTGCCCTCGCCGTGTTCCAGAACAACGTCAAACGCATGCTGGCCTATTCTTCGTTGGCGCAAATTGGCTATATGGTCTTAGGGATCAGCTTTGTCTCGACCATTGGATTAACCGGCGGCATCATCCATCTGTTCAACCATGCCCTCGTCAAGTGCGCGTTGTTCATGGCGATGGGATGTATCTTCTTTAAAATCAATTCGGTGAACATCAACGACATGGCCGGGATCGCGAAAAAAATGCCAGTGACCATGGCGGCGTTTGTGATTGCCGGGCTGGGTTTGGTTGGTGTCCCCTTAACTGTTGGTTTTGTTTCCAAGTGGTACCTGATCCAGGCGTCTTTGGAAAAAGGCTCTTGGTTGATCGCAGCGTTGATTGTCGGCAGCTCCCTGCTGGCAGTCGTTTATATATGGCGGGTAGTCGAAGTCGCGTACTTTAAGAAACCTTTGGGTCGCCCCAAGAAAGGCATCGCCGAAGCCCCTGCCAGCATGTTGGTGCCGTTGTGGGTCATGACCGCAGCATCGGTTTATTTCGGAATTAATGCGACGACCACGGCGAATGTCGCGGGGGCTGCGGCCAAGGCGTTGTTAGGGGGCACACCGTGA
- a CDS encoding Na(+)/H(+) antiporter subunit B, whose product MEHTSILRVTSKLLIPMILLFALYVQFHGDFGPGGGFQAGVIFASAFILYAMLFGMSAARKVVPAWVTRIGLATGLLLYAGVGVVGMFKGGNYLNYSVLAHDPVHGQHIGITLIEFGVGTTVCFAMITIFFVYANRNS is encoded by the coding sequence ATGGAACACACCTCTATCTTACGGGTGACATCGAAGCTGTTGATCCCGATGATCTTGCTGTTCGCGCTCTATGTGCAGTTCCACGGTGACTTTGGCCCCGGCGGTGGATTCCAAGCCGGCGTTATCTTTGCCAGTGCGTTTATTCTGTATGCGATGTTGTTCGGTATGAGCGCCGCGCGAAAAGTTGTCCCCGCCTGGGTGACGCGAATTGGTCTGGCAACGGGCCTGCTTTTATATGCAGGCGTCGGCGTTGTTGGAATGTTTAAAGGCGGCAACTACTTGAACTATTCGGTCCTGGCCCACGACCCTGTGCATGGCCAGCACATCGGCATCACGCTCATTGAATTCGGTGTCGGCACGACGGTGTGCTTCGCGATGATTACGATCTTCTTTGTTTACGCGAATAGGAACAGCTGA
- a CDS encoding SDR family oxidoreductase encodes MSDRLAGKSIVVTGGESGIGRSIVLRCLSEGASVVIAGLDEAQMSETLADCKAAGADERVLGVPTDVTDSAQVQTAIDSAVESFGRLDAAIANAGVFTTETAFGDWDIKELERVIAVNLTGVFYVLQSAAKVLIAQGEGGSLMATGSSTALRPVAGLMPYVMSKGGVHNMLRGLAVELAPHKIKVNTIVPGLAETKPVTSVEGYVETMLKAIPMNKIVQPDELAAFVAFALSDEAPHMTGTLLKVDAGRTSA; translated from the coding sequence GTGAGCGACCGTTTGGCGGGGAAATCCATTGTGGTGACGGGGGGCGAAAGCGGGATTGGCCGTTCTATTGTCCTGCGTTGTCTGAGCGAAGGTGCGTCCGTTGTCATCGCGGGCCTTGATGAAGCTCAGATGTCAGAGACCTTAGCCGATTGCAAAGCAGCAGGTGCGGACGAACGCGTGCTGGGCGTGCCGACTGATGTGACGGACTCAGCACAGGTTCAAACCGCCATCGACAGCGCGGTCGAAAGCTTCGGCAGGCTAGACGCCGCAATCGCCAACGCGGGTGTATTCACCACAGAAACAGCCTTCGGGGATTGGGACATCAAGGAACTAGAGCGCGTGATCGCGGTCAACCTGACGGGCGTGTTCTATGTTCTGCAATCCGCAGCCAAAGTGCTGATCGCGCAGGGCGAAGGCGGTAGCTTGATGGCGACGGGGTCGTCGACGGCGCTTCGTCCAGTCGCTGGTTTAATGCCTTATGTCATGAGCAAAGGTGGCGTTCATAATATGCTGCGCGGACTTGCCGTCGAACTGGCCCCGCACAAAATTAAAGTCAACACCATCGTGCCTGGTCTGGCGGAAACGAAGCCGGTGACCAGCGTGGAGGGTTATGTCGAGACCATGCTAAAAGCCATCCCGATGAATAAGATCGTCCAACCCGACGAGCTGGCCGCCTTCGTTGCCTTCGCCTTAAGTGACGAGGCCCCACACATGACCGGCACGTTGCTTAAAGTCGACGCTGGCCGGACATCGGCATAA
- a CDS encoding monovalent cation/H+ antiporter subunit D family protein, producing the protein MSPETAILTAVALPLIGSAGILLTGKAPNLREAVTLITGVVLTYIVVGVLLPVVMAGGRPEVSLGEILPGLSIAFALEPLGMIFACVASFLWVVTSIYSIGYMRGHHETNQTRFYFFFAVAIFAAMGLTFSGNMLTLFIFYEVLTLSTFPLVTHAGTEDAKKGGRVYLGILIGSSIGFLLVAIIWTYVAVGTLDFSKGGILESHVSDTVAGVLLALYVFGIGKAALMPLHRWLPAAMVAPTPVSALLHAVAVVKAGVFTVLKVTIYIFGIDYLKDIGVSEWLQYMAAATIILASLVAMTKDNLKARLAYSTVSQLSYIVLAAMLVTETSIIGGGMHIVTHAFGKITLFFCAGAILVAAHKSEISTMRGLGRVMPLTFIAFFIGSLSIIGLPPFGGLWSKWYIAIGAMEAQQIFFVGVLMLSSLLNVGYLLPIPIRAFFGPKAVIKNAKYKEAPVACLIAIGISSIGCVLLFFYPSQIYALLKTIMVP; encoded by the coding sequence ATGTCACCAGAAACCGCCATCCTGACCGCCGTCGCCCTGCCGCTTATCGGCAGCGCTGGAATTTTGCTAACGGGCAAAGCTCCAAACCTGCGCGAAGCGGTGACGCTGATCACCGGCGTCGTGCTTACCTACATCGTTGTTGGCGTGTTGTTGCCTGTCGTCATGGCGGGCGGACGGCCTGAAGTTAGCTTAGGTGAAATTCTGCCAGGGCTGAGCATCGCCTTTGCGTTGGAACCCTTGGGCATGATCTTCGCCTGCGTCGCCAGTTTCCTTTGGGTGGTGACATCGATCTATTCCATCGGCTACATGCGTGGCCATCACGAAACCAACCAGACGCGGTTTTATTTCTTCTTCGCCGTCGCCATTTTCGCCGCTATGGGGCTGACGTTCTCCGGCAACATGCTGACGCTGTTTATTTTCTACGAAGTGCTGACGTTGAGCACTTTCCCGCTGGTCACCCATGCGGGCACCGAAGATGCCAAGAAAGGCGGGCGGGTTTATTTAGGAATTCTCATTGGCTCCTCCATCGGCTTCTTGCTGGTCGCCATTATCTGGACCTATGTCGCGGTTGGCACCTTGGACTTCAGCAAAGGTGGCATCTTGGAAAGCCATGTCAGCGATACGGTCGCGGGCGTTCTGCTGGCGCTCTACGTCTTCGGCATTGGCAAGGCAGCCTTGATGCCGTTGCACCGTTGGTTGCCCGCCGCCATGGTCGCACCGACACCGGTCAGCGCGTTGCTACATGCGGTGGCCGTCGTGAAGGCGGGCGTGTTCACGGTTCTAAAAGTCACGATCTACATCTTCGGCATTGATTACCTGAAGGACATCGGCGTCAGTGAATGGCTGCAATATATGGCAGCGGCGACGATTATCTTGGCGTCCTTAGTCGCCATGACCAAAGACAATCTAAAAGCCCGGCTCGCCTATTCAACCGTATCGCAGCTGTCCTACATCGTGCTGGCGGCGATGTTGGTGACAGAGACCAGCATCATTGGCGGCGGCATGCACATTGTTACGCACGCATTCGGTAAGATCACCTTGTTCTTCTGTGCGGGTGCGATCTTGGTTGCTGCCCACAAATCTGAAATCAGCACGATGCGGGGACTGGGCCGGGTTATGCCGCTGACGTTTATTGCGTTCTTTATCGGCAGTCTATCGATCATCGGCCTGCCACCGTTCGGCGGACTATGGAGCAAGTGGTACATCGCCATCGGCGCGATGGAAGCGCAGCAGATTTTCTTCGTCGGCGTGCTGATGCTGAGTTCGCTATTGAATGTTGGTTATTTGCTGCCAATCCCCATCAGGGCCTTCTTTGGGCCGAAAGCGGTTATCAAGAATGCGAAGTATAAGGAAGCGCCGGTGGCGTGTTTAATTGCGATTGGAATTTCATCGATTGGGTGTGTGCTGCTGTTCTTCTACCCCAGTCAAATTTATGCCCTGTTAAAAACCATTATGGTGCCGTAG
- a CDS encoding Na(+)/H(+) antiporter subunit D translates to MMSGDFPPGIVLILGAFLLPFVGKTLRPVLILGLPLITLALVWRLTDGASVVVSLLQYELILVRSDSLSRLFATIFSIMAFGGGLFALKQEKVLELVAAFVYAGCAISVALAGDLISLFVYWEIMAVASTMVVISVGAANSNRTAMRYFLVHMFGGALLMTGIVIHIVDTGSTAFAAMEPTSIGTMLILAGFLINAAAPPLSAWLADAYPEASYSGTVFLSAFTTKAAVYVLIRGFPGAEILIYVGVFMIFYGIIYALLENDMRRILAYSIVNQVGFMVTAVGIGTEMALNGAAAHAFTHIIYKALLLMSAGAVLYQTGKRKCTDLGGLFQSMPLTMICGVVGALSISSFPLTSGFISKSMISQAASDEKMFLVWMLLMAASAGVFLHAGIKFPWFVFFQKDSGLRPKDPPWNMRLAMILFSGLCIGLGIWPEPLYAILPFTVNYVPYTVPHVVNMLQLLLFSGLAFFLMLPMMKRTLTISLDVDWLYRKLLPVTAREFVRIFSPLDRFLRDTFKGWIKIIIQGVQRQNGPEGLLAQTEHAGHMAQWMVVLLAVYLVLNFL, encoded by the coding sequence ATGATGAGCGGTGATTTCCCCCCTGGCATTGTTCTGATCCTCGGCGCGTTCTTGCTGCCGTTTGTGGGGAAGACTCTGCGACCTGTCCTCATCCTCGGGCTGCCGCTGATTACGCTGGCACTGGTGTGGCGTCTGACGGATGGTGCCTCGGTTGTTGTGTCCCTGTTGCAATACGAACTCATCCTGGTACGAAGTGATTCACTCAGTCGACTTTTCGCGACGATTTTTTCCATCATGGCATTCGGCGGCGGGCTGTTCGCGCTTAAGCAAGAAAAGGTCTTGGAGTTGGTGGCGGCCTTCGTTTACGCCGGGTGCGCGATCAGTGTCGCCTTGGCTGGTGACCTAATAAGCCTGTTCGTCTATTGGGAAATTATGGCGGTGGCCTCCACCATGGTTGTGATTTCAGTTGGGGCGGCGAATTCAAACCGGACCGCGATGCGCTATTTCCTCGTCCATATGTTCGGCGGTGCGCTTCTGATGACCGGCATTGTGATTCATATTGTTGATACCGGATCGACCGCGTTCGCCGCCATGGAACCAACCAGCATCGGCACCATGCTGATCTTGGCTGGGTTCTTGATCAACGCTGCAGCACCGCCGCTGTCGGCTTGGCTAGCCGACGCCTACCCTGAGGCCTCTTACAGCGGCACCGTCTTCCTTTCGGCCTTCACAACCAAGGCCGCGGTGTATGTCTTAATTCGCGGCTTCCCGGGCGCTGAGATTCTGATTTACGTTGGCGTGTTCATGATTTTCTACGGCATCATTTATGCCCTGCTGGAAAACGACATGCGGCGCATCCTCGCCTACAGCATTGTGAACCAGGTCGGCTTCATGGTGACGGCTGTAGGGATTGGGACGGAGATGGCGCTGAACGGTGCTGCCGCCCATGCCTTCACCCACATCATATATAAGGCGTTGTTGCTGATGTCGGCGGGGGCGGTGCTGTATCAAACCGGCAAGCGAAAATGTACCGACCTCGGTGGGTTGTTCCAGAGCATGCCGCTGACGATGATCTGTGGCGTCGTCGGCGCGCTTTCGATTTCATCCTTCCCGTTAACGTCCGGCTTTATCAGCAAGTCGATGATCAGTCAGGCGGCCTCCGATGAAAAGATGTTCCTCGTTTGGATGCTGTTGATGGCGGCTTCTGCAGGCGTGTTCCTGCATGCCGGCATTAAGTTTCCGTGGTTCGTCTTTTTCCAGAAAGATTCTGGATTACGTCCAAAAGACCCGCCCTGGAACATGCGCTTAGCGATGATCTTATTCTCAGGATTGTGCATCGGTCTCGGCATTTGGCCGGAGCCGCTTTATGCGATCCTGCCGTTCACGGTGAACTACGTTCCCTATACGGTGCCGCATGTGGTCAATATGTTGCAGCTCTTGCTGTTCTCAGGCTTGGCGTTCTTCCTGATGCTGCCGATGATGAAACGAACGCTGACCATTTCGCTGGATGTTGATTGGCTCTATCGGAAGCTCTTGCCGGTGACGGCGCGGGAATTCGTGCGGATTTTCTCACCCTTGGACCGCTTTCTCCGCGACACGTTCAAGGGCTGGATCAAAATCATCATCCAAGGCGTGCAACGCCAAAACGGCCCCGAAGGCCTCCTCGCCCAAACAGAACACGCCGGACACATGGCACAGTGGATGGTGGTGCTGCTGGCGGTGTATTTGGTGCTGAACTTTTTGTAG
- a CDS encoding monovalent cation/H(+) antiporter subunit G, translated as MELALEIISWVCLISGAIFCLIGAIGIIRLPDVYCRMHGGGIIDTLGIGLIFIGLLLQVPDWITGVKLVLILVFIFFTSPATTYALARAAIYGGVEPLQEEDLAKGKTEGVDPSNN; from the coding sequence ATGGAGCTGGCGTTGGAAATCATCAGCTGGGTTTGCCTGATCAGCGGCGCGATCTTTTGCCTAATCGGCGCGATTGGCATCATTCGTTTGCCGGATGTTTATTGCCGCATGCACGGCGGCGGCATCATCGACACGTTAGGCATTGGCCTGATTTTCATCGGCCTGCTGCTGCAAGTGCCTGATTGGATCACCGGGGTAAAGCTGGTTCTGATCTTGGTCTTTATCTTCTTCACCTCCCCGGCGACGACGTATGCCCTGGCGCGGGCGGCGATTTATGGCGGGGTTGAGCCTCTACAAGAAGAAGACTTGGCTAAGGGAAAAACGGAAGGAGTGGACCCATCGAACAACTAA
- a CDS encoding DUF4040 domain-containing protein — protein MEQLIHFALLSFMAVAAIALVRLRNLFAVVMFSGIYSLLAAVLYVVMDAVDVAFTEAAVGAGIATVLMLGTLALTTEKSEQSHKLSLSSLAVVTITGAALMYATLDMPRYGETTAPIHHHVAPRYIEKSKKEVGMPNIVTSVLASYRGFDTLGEVTVIFTAAVGVMALIGRRREKKKSRKKSKKAAA, from the coding sequence ATCGAACAACTAATCCACTTCGCCTTACTTTCGTTCATGGCTGTTGCCGCAATTGCGTTGGTGCGACTGCGCAACCTGTTTGCTGTCGTCATGTTTTCCGGCATCTATAGTTTATTGGCGGCGGTACTGTACGTGGTCATGGACGCGGTTGATGTTGCCTTTACCGAAGCCGCCGTTGGCGCGGGCATCGCGACCGTGTTGATGCTCGGCACCCTGGCACTGACAACGGAGAAGAGCGAGCAGAGCCACAAACTTTCATTGAGTTCTTTAGCCGTCGTGACGATTACCGGGGCGGCGCTGATGTATGCGACGTTGGACATGCCGCGCTACGGCGAGACAACAGCCCCGATCCACCACCATGTCGCGCCGCGCTATATAGAAAAATCCAAAAAAGAAGTCGGCATGCCGAACATTGTTACGTCCGTTCTGGCGAGTTACCGAGGTTTTGATACGTTAGGCGAAGTGACGGTGATCTTCACCGCAGCGGTTGGTGTAATGGCCTTGATCGGTCGGCGCCGGGAGAAGAAGAAGTCCCGCAAGAAATCAAAAAAGGCGGCAGCGTGA
- a CDS encoding SDR family oxidoreductase — protein sequence MGTYDLSGKTVLVTGGETGIGRAIVLRTLTDGANVAAAGINTELLDETVTLARDVGPADRMAALPVDIRDVDQVQKMIDDTVAKFGRLDAVIANAGVMVMRRPFIELTHEEWHNVVAVNLLGTFHTLQAATRVMKAQGDGGDLLVTTSSNAVRAGPMASAYVATKGAIQHMVRALAVELAPEMIRVNAIVPGLTQTPGTLSRPGHIERSKKNIPMGEVMMPEEHAALVAFALSGEAPHMTGTDLKIDGGRTSG from the coding sequence ATGGGAACCTACGATCTTTCAGGCAAGACAGTCCTGGTCACCGGCGGCGAAACCGGGATCGGTCGGGCGATTGTTTTACGCACCCTCACCGACGGGGCTAACGTCGCTGCGGCTGGGATCAATACGGAATTGCTGGATGAGACAGTAACCTTAGCGCGTGATGTTGGTCCGGCGGATCGGATGGCGGCACTGCCCGTTGATATTCGTGATGTAGACCAAGTGCAAAAGATGATCGACGATACGGTTGCGAAATTTGGCCGTCTTGATGCGGTCATCGCCAATGCCGGTGTCATGGTGATGCGCCGCCCGTTTATCGAATTAACGCACGAGGAATGGCACAACGTCGTAGCGGTGAATCTATTGGGGACATTCCACACACTGCAGGCCGCAACCCGCGTTATGAAGGCACAAGGCGACGGCGGTGATCTGCTGGTGACAACATCATCGAACGCGGTCAGGGCGGGTCCCATGGCGTCGGCCTACGTCGCAACAAAAGGTGCCATTCAACATATGGTCCGCGCACTGGCCGTAGAGTTGGCCCCCGAGATGATCCGCGTCAACGCCATCGTCCCAGGGTTAACACAAACCCCAGGCACCCTCTCCCGCCCCGGTCATATTGAACGCAGCAAGAAGAACATACCGATGGGTGAAGTGATGATGCCGGAAGAACACGCCGCCCTGGTCGCTTTTGCCTTGAGTGGAGAAGCCCCCCACATGACCGGCACTGATTTGAAAATTGACGGTGGGCGCACGTCTGGTTGA
- a CDS encoding Na+/H+ antiporter subunit E — protein sequence MLHSLSLGVVLAALWFLLSGHTEPLLLWLGGGSIVVVVLIANRMDLIDREGHPIHLSWRAIGYFPWLLIEIAKANIDVAKVIIQPEMPIQPKFFRVKASQLDELGHAIYANSITLTPGTVTVDLHEGMVEVHALTKAAREGVETGEMDAKVVDMEGITPPDNKGDA from the coding sequence TTGTTACATTCGTTAAGTTTAGGGGTGGTGTTGGCGGCGCTGTGGTTCCTGCTATCGGGCCACACGGAACCCCTATTGCTATGGCTCGGCGGCGGATCAATCGTGGTTGTGGTGCTGATCGCCAATCGCATGGACCTGATCGACCGCGAAGGCCATCCCATTCACCTGAGCTGGCGCGCAATTGGCTATTTCCCGTGGTTGCTTATAGAAATCGCCAAAGCCAACATCGACGTCGCCAAGGTGATCATTCAGCCCGAAATGCCGATCCAGCCTAAATTCTTCCGCGTGAAGGCATCCCAGCTAGACGAACTGGGCCACGCCATCTACGCCAATTCCATTACCCTGACCCCTGGCACGGTAACCGTCGACCTACACGAAGGCATGGTCGAAGTCCACGCCCTGACCAAAGCCGCCCGCGAAGGTGTTGAGACCGGCGAGATGGATGCCAAGGTCGTCGACATGGAAGGCATCACGCCGCCTGACAACAAGGGAGACGCATAA
- a CDS encoding pH regulation protein F, whose translation MYSLTTAALLFVMFLTIIRALKGPTVYDRILAVNSFGTLTVAMIAVHGFLADRPEFLDIAMLYALINFIGTIAAVKYVKFNNLGFPTSDEQKDM comes from the coding sequence CTGTATTCCCTGACCACGGCGGCCCTGCTGTTCGTTATGTTCCTGACCATCATCCGCGCGCTTAAAGGCCCGACGGTGTATGACAGAATCCTGGCGGTGAATTCATTTGGCACCCTGACGGTCGCGATGATCGCAGTGCATGGTTTCCTGGCCGACCGACCTGAGTTTTTAGACATCGCCATGTTGTATGCGCTGATCAACTTCATCGGCACAATTGCCGCGGTGAAGTATGTGAAGTTCAATAATCTCGGCTTCCCCACCAGCGACGAACAGAAGGACATGTGA
- a CDS encoding DUF192 domain-containing protein: MVLRRFILLALLCGVIGLVPDLSQAQVKFETSRVSIVTAGGTYNVSVEMATTPEQRSLGLMGRKDMPLAAGMLFDFERTEPITMWMKNTFISLDMLFLDRAGIIVHIARNTQPQSLRHISPGRPVRGVLEVNAGTAARLRIKVGDRVLHGMFGG; the protein is encoded by the coding sequence ATGGTTTTACGGCGTTTTATCTTATTGGCATTGCTGTGCGGGGTCATCGGCTTGGTGCCAGATTTATCTCAGGCCCAGGTCAAATTTGAGACCAGCCGGGTCTCCATTGTGACCGCAGGCGGCACTTATAATGTGTCTGTTGAAATGGCGACGACGCCCGAACAACGCTCGCTTGGCCTGATGGGTCGAAAGGATATGCCCTTGGCGGCAGGCATGTTATTCGATTTTGAGCGCACAGAGCCGATTACCATGTGGATGAAAAACACCTTTATCTCGCTCGACATGCTGTTCCTTGATCGTGCCGGCATCATCGTCCACATCGCTCGCAACACCCAACCCCAATCGCTGCGCCACATCTCTCCCGGTCGCCCTGTTCGGGGCGTGCTGGAAGTAAACGCAGGCACGGCGGCACGGCTAAGGATCAAAGTCGGCGACCGGGTGCTGCATGGGATGTTTGGGGGGTAG